One window of Trifolium pratense cultivar HEN17-A07 linkage group LG5, ARS_RC_1.1, whole genome shotgun sequence genomic DNA carries:
- the LOC123882836 gene encoding reticulon-like protein B21 isoform X2 — protein MELNIISKSKRTSVVAAGSVWETRMKNDQVKGGIKVFKAQEQKLEQDVVGDSSRFRRTSSKRKTCSPIQFSKGKPDGINNKTPIRNRKIADKFQRKIRSDDDDAEELIKIKSDPINKNPSESVTTTTTTDSIELRKLNSELDRVQLNSDEEDHVINDDEIEIIAMENESFDDDDDDVKEITIPENNNNNNNVVLNQQEENKKVVNESEPKKIVNAQMRFHHKNETRSVSVPIVVKNQSPTIRRNSTIYQNSNFKDSGPKEEEHISFPQTQSKLQSLVDLIMWRDVSRSAFVFGIGTFIIISSSYARDINLSLISAISYLGLVYLAVIFLYRSLICRGVIDIDDSNYVLGEKDAIWMLKLVLPYLNEFLSKLKALFSGDPGTTMKLAVLLFILARCGSFITIWKMAKFGFFGVFIVPKICSSYSAQLTAYGYKHFLEEKYASKNLKEKYRVRIY, from the exons ATGGAATTGAATATCATCAGTAAAAGTAAAAGAACAAGTGTGGTTGCTGCAGGGTCAGTCTGGGAAACCAGAATGAAAAACGATCAAGTTAAAGGTGGAATCAAAGTGTTCAAAGCACAAGAACAAAAACTTGAACAAGATGTTGTTGGTGATTCTTCTAGATTCAGAAGAACCTCTTCAAAGAGAAAAACATGTAGTCCAATTCAGTTTTCCAAAGGTAAACCTGATGGAATCAACAACAAGACTCCAATTCGGAACAGAAAAATTGCTGATAAATTTCAGAGAAAGATAAgatctgatgatgatgatgcagaGGAATTGATAAAGATTAAATCAGATCCAATCAACAAGAATCCTTCTGAGTCtgttactactactactactactgaTTCAATTGAATTGAGGAAGTTGAATTCCGAGTTGGATCGAGTTCAATTGAATTCAGATGAAGAAGATCATGTTATTAATGACGACGAGATTGAAATTATTGCTATGGAAAATGAGAgctttgatgatgatgatgatgatgtgaaGGAAATTACTATTccagaaaataataataataataataatgttgttttGAATCAACAAGAAGAAAACAAGAAGGTTGTGAATGAATcagaaccaaaaaaaattgtcaatgcACAAATGCGATTTCATCACAAAAATGAAACAAGATCAGTTTCTGTACCTATTGTAGTGAAGAACCAATCTCCTACAATAAGAAGGAACTCAACAATTTACCAAAATTCGA ATTTTAAAGATTCGGGTCCAAAGGAAGAAGAACATATTAGCTTTCCACAAACCCAAAGCAAGTTGCAGAGTCTAG tggatTTAATAATGTGGAGAGATGTTTCAAGATCAGCATTTGTGTTTGGTATTGGAACATTCATTATAATCTCATCTTCTTATGCAAGGGATATCAATTTGAG TCTTATTTCTGCAATCTCCTATTTAGGCCTTGTCTACCTTGCAGTTATCTTCCTCTATAGATCCCTAATTTGcag GGGAGTCATAGATATAGATGACTCAAATTATGTACTAGGAGAAAAAGATGCAATTTGGATGCTGAAATTAGTCCTACcttatttgaatgaatttttatcAAAACTTAAAGCTCTTTTCTCTGGAGATCCTGGTACCACAATGAag TTGGCAGTTTTGCTGTTTATTTTGGCTAGATGTGGCAGTTTTATAACAATTTGGAAGATGGCTAAATTcg GCTTCTTTGGAGTTTTTATCGTACCAAAGATCTGCTCTTCGTATTCAGCACAGTTAACTGCTTATG GTTACAAACACTTTTTGGAGGAGAAATATGCGTCAAAAAATCTGAAAGAAAAATACCGGGTAAGAATTTATTAA